A window of Flammeovirga kamogawensis genomic DNA:
TAATACTAAAAGGTGATATGCTTTAGGTTCTAGATCATCAAACTCTAAAGAGAGATCAATTTCTTGCTCATCAACAAAAACTTCTTTTCGTATTTGCATTACAGCAGGCCACCAATCAGATTCGATGCCTTTAAAAATAACAATTGATAATGTATCTGACATTCTTAATTTATTAAGGTTAATACAATGAAAATGATGAAACCGACCCATAATTGAAATTACAGATCGGTTTCATCATTTTCAACAATACAAATATCGTTAAAAAAGTGATGTTTTCATATGATTAGTCATCAAGACCAAAAGCATCAATATATGCAAGAATACCACCTTCAAGGTTTTCTAGGTTTGTATAACCTTTCATTCCTTCTAAAGCAGCAATTGCATTAGCTGAACGCTTGCCACTACGACAGTGGATAATTACACGCTTGTCTTTACTGATTTTTTCTTCTGCTTCATCAATAACGGTAGCTAAAGGAATCAATACTCCGCCAAGGTTAGCCTCGTCGAATTCGTAGTCCTCACGCACGTCAATTAATTGGAAGTCTGCGCCACTATCTTGTAAATCTTTTAATTCTTCTACAGTAATACTTTTCATAGTACGTTGAATTTAGTTTGTATTTTGTAATTTTATCAAACCTTTGGGTATAGAACAAATTATTGGCAATAAAAAACATTCAAACGTATGAAAATCGAATTAAATAGAGTAAATGAAGGGGTTCGTTTTGAAGCAACTTCAGAAGAAGGAAATACATTACACATTGATGCTGGTAAAGGTAAAATGGATGGAATGGGACAAGGTTCAGCTTTTAGCCCAATGCAATTAGTATTAACTGGAGTAGCAGGATGTGCTGTTTTTGATTTGATTCATATTTTAAAGAAACAACGTCAAGAAATTCAAGATGTAAAAATTACTATTGACGGAGAAAGAAAAGATGCAGTACCAGCACCATTTGAAACGGTAAATGTTCACTTTAAATTATTTGGTGACATTAATGAAGGCAAAGCAGAAAGAGCTGTTGCTTTAGCAGTTGAAAAATATTGTTCTGTTGCTGAGATGGTAAAATCTACAGCGACAATCACACATTCTTTCGAAATTATAAAATAAATATCTTTATCAACATTTTATAAAGTTGCTGTAAAGACGTTAAAGTTTTGAACTTTATTAATCTCGATATTAATTAATTGACTGATATTGATTAATATTGAGATTGATTGTGTTTAATCAAATTCGTTTGATTAATAATAAGAGGATTAAACTAACAGAGCTGTATGAGCCAAGAGGATAAAAAATTTGAAACCATTGCGGTAAGAGCACAAACAGAGCGTTCACATAACAGAGAACATTCTGTGCCAATTTATGCAACTTCAAGTTTCACATTTGAAGACGCAGACCATGCAAATGCATTATTTTCTGATGAAGTAGAAGGTAATATCTATTCAAGATATTCAAATCCTAATAATGATGAGTTTATTGATAAACTTGTTCAATTAGAGGGGGCTGAAGCAGGAATTGCAACATCATCAGGTATGTCTGCAATGTTTTTAAGTATTGCATCTTTTGTAAAGAGTGGTGATCATGTAGTTGCATCTAGATCTTTATTTGGTTCAACTCATCAGATCTTAACACAATTGCTACCTCGTTGGGGAGTTTCTCATACGTATGTAGATTTTGATGATTTAGAAGGCTTTGATAAAGCTGTTCAGCCAAATACTAAAATGATATTTATTGAAACGCCATCTAATCCGGCTATCGATTTAATAGATATTGAAGCATTGGCTAAAATAGCAAACAAGCATAACGTTATTCTTAATGTGGATAACTGCTTTGCTACTCCATATATCCAAAACCCAATTGCTTTGGGTGCTCATATTGTAACGCACTCTGCAACTAAGTTTATAGACGGGCAAGGTAGAGTGTTAGCAGGAGCAATTCTTGGTACAAAAGAACATATGGATGAGGTAAAATTCTTATCTAGACATACAGGACCAGCTTTATCTCCTTTCCATGGTTGGATCTTATCAAAATCATTAGAGACACTTGCTGTTCGTATGGAGAAGCACTGTGATAATGCTTTAAAAGTAGCACAGGCTTTAGAGGGTTTTCCACAAGTGCAAATGGTGAAATATCCATTCTTAAAGTCTCACCCACAATATGATTTAGCAAAAAAACAAATGCGCTTAGGTGGTGCAATAGTTTCTTTTGAAATTAAAGGTGGAGTAGAAGCAGGTAAGAAATTCTGGGATAGTTTAAAAATGGTATCAAGATCTTCAAACCTTGGAGATACTCGAACAATTGCTACGCACCCAGCATCTACAACTCACTCTAAATTAAGTGAAGAAGAAAGATTATCAGTTGGTATTACACCAGGTTTAATCCGTATTTCTGTAGGTTTAGAACACCTAGACGATATTATTGGAGATATTAAACAAGCGTTAGAAGCGTAGAATATCAAGTTATTTATAAAATAAAATGCTCCTCAAATTAAATTTGAGGAGCATTTTATTTTATAAATAGAATTTATTGTTTTTTATGCATTTGGAGAAAAACCAAGTACAAGAACATCATCTGTCTGAACTAGCTCATTTTCCATCCAATCATTAAATGCTCTACGTATAGATGTTCTTTGTGCAGATTTATCAGTTTTGTAATTATCGTTCAATAGTTTTAAGAACTGATCATTACTAAATTCTTTTTTATCTTCTCCACCAATTTGTTGAGCATAACCATCTGTGTACATATAATAAGTAGCATTATCGTTAAGATCAAAAGTATGCTTCTTAAATTTAGTAGAGTTGTCAGAGTTAGAACTAATTGAAACTGGAGTACCTTTAATAAAATAGAATTTATCGTTTGCTATTCTAACCAAAGAAGTATTAGCACCCGCAAACTCCATTACATTGGCATCTTTATCAATAACACATAAAGAAATATCAATTGCATTTTCTTTTTCTTGTGTTTTTGGACTTAAATGGATTGAAAGACGTTGATTCATCAATGCAATAATCTCATCTGGTGATGTTACTCCTTGAATTTCCACAATTTCTCTGAATAAAGAAGTTCCAATAATACTCATCATTGCACCAGGAACACCATTATTATTACAATCTACAGTTGCAATAAATGTACGGTTACCTTCTTGATGGAACCAGAAGAAATCTCCAGAAACAATATCTTTCGGTTTATGGAAAATGAACGAATCTGGAAGTAAATTTCTTATTACAGTACGGTTAGGCAGAATTGCACTTTGAATTTGCTTGGCATACTTAATACTTGACGTAATTTTTTGTGAAGTTGATTGAAGCTCTTCTTTTTGGCGCTCAATCTTTTCGTAAGAAACCGCATTATCAATTGCAATTGCAGAAAGTACAGCGATGTTTTTCAGAAGATTTACCTGTAACTCAGAGTAAGAATTTTTCTTAAAGCTTTGAACAGTAATAACACCAATAAGCTTTTCTTTTGTTCTTAACGGAAGATAAATAATAGAAAACGGCATATCGCCGATGGTCTTAATTTCTTCATCTGCATCAATATAATCATAGATTTCTGTAGTAATATCAGAAATTACAATGTCTTTATTTTCAATTAGAGCAATTGATGATAATTTCGTTTTATCACTCATTTCGTGAATAAAGAAAGGTAATTTTTCACCTTTTTCCATTGCACCTCTAAATTCAATTTGTTGTTTTCTGTGTTTATAAATACCAATACCAAAAGTAGTAGCATCCATTAAGCTATGAACGTTTTTATAAACAGTTTCAATAACACCGTCTACACTTAAACTCGAAGAAAGTGTTACACCAATGTCAGATAACAACTGTACATTTTTATAAGACTGCTCAATTTCATCTCTATTTGCTTCTACTTCTTGTTTTTGTTGTTGAAGTTCAGCAGTTCTATCTGTTACAATTTCTTCAAGACCTTCATACGTTAATGCGTTATCAAGGGCAATACCAATATAAATTGCAATGTTTCTTAAAACGTTCAAATCACTTTCTAAGAATGCATGAGATTTATAACTCTGAACTGTAATAAATCCTAAGGTTCCTTCTTTACCAATTAGTGGTAGGTAAATTAATGACTGCGGCATTTTAGCCACATCATCATAAGGTAACTTAGTATTTGGTAGAAATGTAGCGTACTCACTTACAATATCATTAATAATAATTTCTTTCAATGTTTTAAAACACTGAACAGACAATTTACTATTATCAGTAAGTAATATTGTTTTAGGAGGGAGTTTTTCTCCGTGCTCTATGTTGGTTGAAACTTCAAGAACTCCACGGTCTTTATTATAAATACCGATAGAGAAAAGAGGAGCATCAATTAAACTATTTAAACTTTCGTAGGCTGTATCCGAGATTCTTTCAATAGAAAGGTTAGAAGTAATGTCCTGACCAATTTCACCTAAACTTTTTAATGTAGTGTAGGCTTTAGTCAGTTTTTCTTCATTCATTTTAGTTTCTAGTATATGCGTTTCTTCTTGCTCTTTCGAAGATTTTGATAAGTTGATATTATCAATTGCAATAGCGATATACGAACTAATATTTCTTATTAAGTAGATATCATCTGGGTTATAAGCATTCTCAAAACCACTCTGAACAGTGATTACGCCAATTACTTCATTTTTGTCAATAATTGGAACGTAAATAATAGATTTCACTTTTTTACCTACTCTCGGAGCTGTTACCTCATATGCAGGGATAACATCTCTAATTTCATCATCAAAATTATTGATGTGAATTATTCTATTCTCATTAAAACAGATTGTTGCTAGTCTGTTTCCTTCTTTAATATCACAGGTGTTATAAGGTAACTTTTCTCCATCTTCATAAGACGAAGGGAATTCTAGAAGACCTTTTTCTTCGTTATAAACACCTATATCTAAAGTCTGTGCATCAATTAATTTATTTATCTTCTGATAAACAGTCTGAATCATTGATTCAATAGTGTGTGAAGTAGCAATAATTTGCCCGATATCACCTAAAACTTTTAAATCAGATTTTTTAATTGATGAATCATCCTGTTCTGTATCTTTTTGTATTTTTTCTTCTTTTGGTTCAACAGCAGTAGATAACTTTTTATAGCTCTCTAAAGCAACAGCATTTTGAAGTAAAATAGCTATTTGAGGAGCTAATAGTTGTAAGAATTTAATACTCTCAGGCGTTGAGTTTAAATTTTGAAACTGTTCTAACATTAAAAAGCCTACAATAACATCTTCATTCCAAAGTGGGATAAAATTAATGTAAGTAGGAGAATTTAATTTGACGTATAAATCAGAAGATACCGTTTGATTTCCTTTTGTAACATCAACAAAAACAGTTGATTTACTTTCTTTTATCTGACTTAAAATGCCTAAAGGCAAATCGTCATCAAAAGCGATACGGTTTGATTCTGAAAAAACAGGTTCATTATCAGTTCTTGCTTGATATGCTTTTAAAACAAAATCATCGCCTGACTTAATAATAATTGATGCTTTCTCAACAATTGATGTAGAAGTAACCGTTGATAAAATCTTTGTACAAAGACCTTTAAAAGTTAACTCTCTAGTTAAATTCTGATATATTGAAAGTGCCTGATCTAAATATCCTGTTTTCATGCTGTATGAAAAATATGAGTAAGAAGAAGTAGTTTTACCATTAAAAAAATAAGAAAGTGTAAAATTGATAATGTCCAATTTTCGAAAAAATACACTTCTTACGCGTTTCCTCAATTTAATAAATATATTGCCAATGTGCTAATTTTTATTAAATGAGTACAGTTTGTTGGTAGTTCATAAAAAAAGCTACACCATTTATAACGATGTAGCTTCATTTTTATTTCTTTAATAGTCTTAATTATCAGTTCTTGTAATTTTTAGGATGCCATTAATTTCACCAATCTCAGTAATTACTTTTTCAAACTCCTTTAAATTTTTGACTGAAATTTCAATATTTCCTTTAAAAATACCATCTAGAGACTCGATTGAGATAGACCTGATGTTTACTTTCATTCTACTAGTTATTATTCTAGTAACATCGTTCACAAGTCCGATTCTGTCTGTTCCCTCAATAGCAATTTTTGATATAAACGAAGATTCTTTTTCTGATGCCCATCGAGCTTTAATAATACGATAACCGTAATTGGCCATCATAGCAATTGAGTTAGGACAATTTGTTCTATGAATTTTAATACCATTATTGATAGTAATAAAACCAAAAATGTCATCTCCTTGAATTGGATGACAGCAATTTGCAATAGAGTAATGAACATTGTCCATATCTTCTCCAATTACTAATTCGTCGTCATCTTTACGTATTTTTTTAATTTTGGTCTTGAATTCTTTAGCAGAATCAGGAACAATTTTTTTCTTTTTAACGGTGTCAGTCGTGTCAAGGTGGTCTTTAAACTTCTTGATTTGCGTATGCTCAATTATACCTTCACCTACTTGATAATATAAATCACTTTCACTATTTAGATTAAAGAAATCTCTAAGTTGTTGTGCTACCTTATCGTCATATTTAATTTTTAATTGCTTTAATTTTCGGTCAATTATTTCACGACCAATCATTGCAACTCTTTTTCTATCGTCTTTTAGATGAGATTTTATCTTTGCTCTTGCACGAGAGGTGCGTACAATTTTTAACCAACCTTCATTTGCTTTCGGCTGGTTAGCTGTAAGAATCTCAATTTGATCTCCGTTTTGTAATTGGTAGCTTAAAGGTACAAGTTTACCATTAATTTTAGCACCTAAACATTTAGCTCCAACTTCTGTATGAATATCAAAAGCAAAATCTAAAACAGTAGCTCCGTGTGGAAATACTTTTAAATCTCCATTAGGTGTAAAGACAAATACTTCTTTATTGAAAAGGTTCGTTCTAAAGTCATCAAGGAATTCTACAGCGTTAACTTTGTCGTTTTCCATTAAGGTTCTGACTTCATTTAACCACTGTTCTATACCTTTTTCAGAGCTATCATCTCCTTGTTCTTTGTATTTCCAATGGGCAGCATATCCTTTCTCAGCAATCTCATCCATTCTTTTAGAACGAATTTGTACTTCAACCCAAATACCGTTATGTCCCATTACAGTTGTATGTAGAGATTCGTAACCATTAGATTTTGGCATACTAATCCAATCTCTCAACCTACTGACATTTGGAGTATAATAATCTGTTACAATAGAGTAAACGTGCCAACAAGTAGATTTTTCTACTTCTCTTGGACTTTCAAAAATAATACGAACGGCAAATAAATCATATACTTCTTCAAAACCCACCTGTTGCTTTTTCATTTTATTAGCAATAGATGTGATAGATTTAGTACGAGATTTAATTGTGTATTTGTATCCTTGTTTATCTAAAGTTTCTGTAAGAGGAGTTTTAAATTCATACGTAAAATGTTCACGAGCCTCTTCAGATTCTTTTAATTTTTTAGTAATCTCATCGTAAAGTGATTGGTCAGAATATTTAAGGCATAAATCTTCTAATTCAGACTTAATATTATAAAGACCTAAACGGTGAGCAAGTGGAGCGTAAATGTACTCAGTTTCAGCTTTTACTTTAAGCTGCTTGTCTTTGGGCATCGACATGAGTGTACGCATGTTGTGCAGTCTATCGGAAATTTTGATTAGAACTACACGTACATCTTCAGAAATTGTAAGTAACATTTTTCTGAAGTTC
This region includes:
- a CDS encoding GAF domain-containing protein, producing the protein MKTGYLDQALSIYQNLTRELTFKGLCTKILSTVTSTSIVEKASIIIKSGDDFVLKAYQARTDNEPVFSESNRIAFDDDLPLGILSQIKESKSTVFVDVTKGNQTVSSDLYVKLNSPTYINFIPLWNEDVIVGFLMLEQFQNLNSTPESIKFLQLLAPQIAILLQNAVALESYKKLSTAVEPKEEKIQKDTEQDDSSIKKSDLKVLGDIGQIIATSHTIESMIQTVYQKINKLIDAQTLDIGVYNEEKGLLEFPSSYEDGEKLPYNTCDIKEGNRLATICFNENRIIHINNFDDEIRDVIPAYEVTAPRVGKKVKSIIYVPIIDKNEVIGVITVQSGFENAYNPDDIYLIRNISSYIAIAIDNINLSKSSKEQEETHILETKMNEEKLTKAYTTLKSLGEIGQDITSNLSIERISDTAYESLNSLIDAPLFSIGIYNKDRGVLEVSTNIEHGEKLPPKTILLTDNSKLSVQCFKTLKEIIINDIVSEYATFLPNTKLPYDDVAKMPQSLIYLPLIGKEGTLGFITVQSYKSHAFLESDLNVLRNIAIYIGIALDNALTYEGLEEIVTDRTAELQQQKQEVEANRDEIEQSYKNVQLLSDIGVTLSSSLSVDGVIETVYKNVHSLMDATTFGIGIYKHRKQQIEFRGAMEKGEKLPFFIHEMSDKTKLSSIALIENKDIVISDITTEIYDYIDADEEIKTIGDMPFSIIYLPLRTKEKLIGVITVQSFKKNSYSELQVNLLKNIAVLSAIAIDNAVSYEKIERQKEELQSTSQKITSSIKYAKQIQSAILPNRTVIRNLLPDSFIFHKPKDIVSGDFFWFHQEGNRTFIATVDCNNNGVPGAMMSIIGTSLFREIVEIQGVTSPDEIIALMNQRLSIHLSPKTQEKENAIDISLCVIDKDANVMEFAGANTSLVRIANDKFYFIKGTPVSISSNSDNSTKFKKHTFDLNDNATYYMYTDGYAQQIGGEDKKEFSNDQFLKLLNDNYKTDKSAQRTSIRRAFNDWMENELVQTDDVLVLGFSPNA
- a CDS encoding trans-sulfuration enzyme family protein, translated to MSQEDKKFETIAVRAQTERSHNREHSVPIYATSSFTFEDADHANALFSDEVEGNIYSRYSNPNNDEFIDKLVQLEGAEAGIATSSGMSAMFLSIASFVKSGDHVVASRSLFGSTHQILTQLLPRWGVSHTYVDFDDLEGFDKAVQPNTKMIFIETPSNPAIDLIDIEALAKIANKHNVILNVDNCFATPYIQNPIALGAHIVTHSATKFIDGQGRVLAGAILGTKEHMDEVKFLSRHTGPALSPFHGWILSKSLETLAVRMEKHCDNALKVAQALEGFPQVQMVKYPFLKSHPQYDLAKKQMRLGGAIVSFEIKGGVEAGKKFWDSLKMVSRSSNLGDTRTIATHPASTTHSKLSEEERLSVGITPGLIRISVGLEHLDDIIGDIKQALEA
- a CDS encoding rhodanese-like domain-containing protein codes for the protein MKSITVEELKDLQDSGADFQLIDVREDYEFDEANLGGVLIPLATVIDEAEEKISKDKRVIIHCRSGKRSANAIAALEGMKGYTNLENLEGGILAYIDAFGLDD
- a CDS encoding RelA/SpoT family protein, whose product is MEINIEKERRELIRMYANLLRKARPFLNDPKDIKLIKEAFLFATEAHKDMRRKSGEPFIYHPVAVATIAAEEIGLGTTSIISALLHDVVEDTEYTLEDIEERFGPKVALIVNGLTKISGAAQKGGSLQAENFRKMLLTISEDVRVVLIKISDRLHNMRTLMSMPKDKQLKVKAETEYIYAPLAHRLGLYNIKSELEDLCLKYSDQSLYDEITKKLKESEEAREHFTYEFKTPLTETLDKQGYKYTIKSRTKSITSIANKMKKQQVGFEEVYDLFAVRIIFESPREVEKSTCWHVYSIVTDYYTPNVSRLRDWISMPKSNGYESLHTTVMGHNGIWVEVQIRSKRMDEIAEKGYAAHWKYKEQGDDSSEKGIEQWLNEVRTLMENDKVNAVEFLDDFRTNLFNKEVFVFTPNGDLKVFPHGATVLDFAFDIHTEVGAKCLGAKINGKLVPLSYQLQNGDQIEILTANQPKANEGWLKIVRTSRARAKIKSHLKDDRKRVAMIGREIIDRKLKQLKIKYDDKVAQQLRDFFNLNSESDLYYQVGEGIIEHTQIKKFKDHLDTTDTVKKKKIVPDSAKEFKTKIKKIRKDDDELVIGEDMDNVHYSIANCCHPIQGDDIFGFITINNGIKIHRTNCPNSIAMMANYGYRIIKARWASEKESSFISKIAIEGTDRIGLVNDVTRIITSRMKVNIRSISIESLDGIFKGNIEISVKNLKEFEKVITEIGEINGILKITRTDN
- a CDS encoding OsmC family protein, with the translated sequence MKIELNRVNEGVRFEATSEEGNTLHIDAGKGKMDGMGQGSAFSPMQLVLTGVAGCAVFDLIHILKKQRQEIQDVKITIDGERKDAVPAPFETVNVHFKLFGDINEGKAERAVALAVEKYCSVAEMVKSTATITHSFEIIK